cctaatggtagtgatcacttgcctatcgaaatcacaatcaccaatggggtcaactcttcaaacacaataaatatgacatatgaccttacaagacacatcgactggaaaaagtactcggacgaaatattAACAGCCATCGACTCTATgcatgttttacctcctttggaagAGTACCACTTTCTCTCTTGTTTGATACACGATATAGTGCAGTttgcgctcaaacaaaacccatcccagaatcatctgtgcgtcgaaggcctcctaatccatggtgggacccccagtgttccaagctttataaggacaaatcagcagcatttaaagaatttcgaaaacatggaactcttgtccattttgaagcatacgtttcccttgaaaatcagttcaaaaaattaatcaaggggaagaaaaaggcgtattggaggaattttgtgggtggtttatcgcgagaaacatccttaagcaccttatggaaagtggcacgaagcatgcgtaatcgatcatcaacgaatgaaagtgaggaatattcacaaagatggatttttaacttcgcacggaaagtctgtccagattctacacctgtgcaaaaaataatccggaatgtgcctccagataggtgtggtctggattccagcttttcgatggtagaattctcacttgccctcctctcttgcaacaattctgctccgggaattgataaaattaaatttaacttgttgaaaaaccttccggacgccgctaaatttcgcttgttaaatttattcaatcaattcttggagaataacattgttccccaagagtggagacaagtgaaagtaatagctatccaaaagcccgggaAACCTGCGTCCGATCCGAATTCGTACCGCccgatagcgatgttgtcttgtatccgcaaattgatggagaaaatgattttgttccgattggataagtgggtggaaacaaatggtctcctttcagatactcaatttgggtttcgaaggggcaaaggaacaaacgattgtcttgctttgctgtcttcagagatacaaatggcgtacgcaaaacgtgagcaaatggcttcagtgtttctagacataaagggagcttttgatgcagtctcaatagaggtgttgtctgacaagttgcactcccggggtctgcctccactattgaacaacatcttatacagcttgctatgtgagaaacatttgaactttgctcacggagctATTGCAGTTaaaagaacctcttacatgggcctcccgcagggttcatgtttgagtccacttttgtacaacttttacgtaagtgacatcgacagctgtctctctgaaggctgcactctaagacaacttgcagatgacggcgtggtgtctgtcacaggatctactgagtctcatctgcacagacctttacaagatactttagacagattgtcttcctgggctttggggcttgggattgagttttctccagagaaaacggagatggttgttttcactaagaaacgtagacctgctcaacctaggcttcaactcctaggcaggacgatcactcaatcgaggtgttttaagtatcttggggtttggtttgattccaaatgtacctggagagcccacattgagtatctgaaaggaaaatgccaacaaagaatcaattttctccgttcaatcactggcacctggtggggagcccatccagaagatcttataaAATTGTACCGAACGACCATTCTTtcagttatggaatatggtagcttctgttttcagtcagctgccaaatctcacataatcaaactcgagcgtatccaataccgttgtctccgcatcgctttgggctgtatgccctcaacgcataatatgagtcttgaagttttggcaggaatactccccctgaaagatcgattcaatttactttcactccggttcctcatcaggtgtgaggtcatgaacccattggtgattgtgaatttcgaaaggttacttgagcaaaatcttcaaactagatttatgtctatataccatgtcttcatgtcaatgcaggtaaatccttcttcgtattctccaactcgtgtttgtagcccagactacgaccattcttctgtccagtttgatttgtctatgcagcaggaaatccgTGGAATCCCGGACACGCACCGTTcacttttgattccaagaattttcgaagctaaatatagacacgtcgatgctgataaaatgtactttaccgatggatcacttatagaggaaacaacaggattcggagtgttcaacgaaatcttCAGCGCCTCATACAGTCTTCAGTCACCATGTTCTGTGTACATCgcagagttagctgctattcaTTGCGCTCTGGATAGTATCGCATCACGACcagttgaacactactatattataactgatagcctcagctctgttgaagcgatCCGATCTATAAGACCTCTGGAAAGttcacgccgtacttcctcgaaaagatacgagatatattgacgacattatcaagacgttgctctttcatcacctttgtctgggtcccctcacattgctcaatagtaggcaatgagagggcagattcccttgcaaaggtgggtgcgatggaaggcaacatttaccagcgtgaaatcgtattcaacgaattctacttcttggctcggagaaactctcttgtcaactggcagcgcagatggtacgaggatgagttgggtcggtggctccactcgattatcccaaaggtaagccttaaaccctggtttgaTAGATTGaatctgagtcgggattttattcgtttattttcccgtctcatgtccaatcattattccttgaatgcggtactctatcgtataaatattgctggcagcaatttatgcgatTGCGGCCTAGGATACCaagacatcgagcatattgtttggtcgtgtgaggaccaccttgtcgccagagcgaatttcatagattcccttcgggcccgaggaaaactacctgacgttccagtgagggatgtgttagctgtgatggatttggactacatgttcgaaatatatcttttcctcaaagctattgatcttcagctgtaattctttttattttcatatttccctttctatccttCTTTCTCTTCTAaacaagtgttaagctaagcataccaattgtaaaaatgcaaaacgagtttggctccttaaagcctagaggtatgagccgtttcaaataaagaatttacaaaaaaaaaaaaaagaaataaaaaaaaacagaaaaatactcccggcaagtaaaaactttataagtaaaatgccttaataaaacaatttgttaATTAATTAAGAAATCAATCTCAAACAGTGAGTTctatttgaatcatttaaatattttaattataaaactcAAAGTACGTAATACTAATCTAAAATTCCAcgcctatttttttttgttaaatttgagtTTATAGGTTTCGTTTAGAAAATCTCTGAGAATCTTTTCGtgaaaaactttcacaaaaGTATTCCATCAAATGTGTGGGCACACATCTCTTTCAAATGTTTCGCCCGATAATATTTTAAAGGTGACGAAAACAAGTGCGTCGAGTAAAGGTAAAAGTCAAAatcggaaaattgaaaagtttggtccaaaaaaagtattttagcTAAAGTAGTGGATTAACTCTAGTTGCAAATACAGTAAAGTGACTGCTTCACTCAACTCCTATCGCAGAAAACTACGCTGCATTCCGTTTGATCCACGAAGAACTAGAGAAGATCGAAGCAAATTTcgacgttttgttttttttctttgatgtgCAACTGCACTCgatagaaatggaaaaaaatatggaagacGTCTGCTAATTTGGTCTCCCTCTCTGcgataaaaatttattctataCGGTttaagaataattaaaaaaatccggaatCTCGGAAACGAAACATGGATCGCGATGAATccaacatcagcagcagcagcagcagcatggaTGGCGATGAAATTCGTCATCTGTCGAAGAAGTCAAAACTTTCCAATGAACTATCCAACCTGGATACCAATAGTCAGGACATGGATTGCTTTGGTGGAGAACCTTCAacatcatcatcttcatcatcgGGAAGAAAAGACCGTCCGCAGTTGATGTCGATGGACCAAGACTCGGCTGTTACTGATGAAAATGAACAGCAGGAAGCGTGGTATGTTCTCTATTTTCACTGGTTGTTTTGCatgattaattttcttttatgaaatttcttgagtaagaagatgaagatgaaaaaCCTTAGCAACAAGAATATAATAATTTACCCTCAAACCAGAACAAATATCTGTAAGTTCTTGAGCCAAaatgactgttttttttataagtctCAAGACTTTAtatctgaatgaaaaaaaaaaactataagcaTAGATCGATAAACATTACAAACATGCATGTTTATGTTGAATCAACATTACACATAAGTGTATAAAAGCTAGAACTCGAATTACTATCAATAAAACACGTTTCTTTACTTGCAGTAAATCGAATGAAAGTCCGAACGAAGCTTTCAATACAGAAAACAGCTCCAATAATAGCAAAGTAGATGCATCTAGCAGCTCCGGAGCGGCAGTAGATGCATCACAGAATGATGTCTCTGATCGTCCTGCCGAAGCGGCACTATTAGCAGCTCCAGCTGCAAACGACGAGGCTGACGAACTTCCTGTGAGGCGTAGAAACCGTTTCCGTGGCAGAAACTATCGTTTGCGGTCCGATTCATCTGCCTCAGATGAACAGGACGAAGACTCGATCGCTCATCAGGCTGACCAGGTGGCGGGTATGCTTATCCGAAGATTGGTTGATACTATTAATCAGGAAGTGAGAGATGAAAGATTTGAGTAATTGTTTCAAAAGTTCTTAtctatgatttttatttcatttagacCGATGCCAGGAGTGATGCGAACGAGGAGGCTAGCAATGACGATAATAACGATGACGATGACAACGAAAGCAGCTCGGAGACTTCATCCGCCGATTCAGATGACTCAGACTCTTCGCCGATGGTTTcaaatgatgatgacgatgacgacgacgacgacgatagcTTATATGAGAACGTTGCTGAGGGAACGCCAGCCGAATCTATCGACGTATCGACTCTTCCTTTTATGCAAACAGCTAACCTTAAGTAAGACTAATCAATAGAATTCCTAAATATGCTATATTTAAACATATTCATTTGTATTgcagaaacaattggaattggcTTCGGGAACTACAGATGCGCTCACAAGGGCTATCATATCGAACTAGAAAATCTGTTGGCGGTGCAGGTTACAATTCGAATCAATTTCAGTTTCACTCTTACGGTTCCAAGTACGTGGTGGAACGACTAACGAAGCTGCACTGCCTGGAAAAACACGACGGGTGTGTCAACAGTCTCAACTTTAACATTGCCGGAACACTGCTGGCTAGTGGATCCGACGACCTCGATATCAACCTCTGGAACTGGCAGACAAACAAATTAGTCAAAACCATCGTCAGCGGCCACAAGTCTAATGTTTTTCAGACCAAATTCATCGAAGCCAGTGGTTACAAAAATGAAATCGAAATCGTTTCTACGGGCAGGGATGGGCAGGTAGGTTTCCAACGTACTTCGGCTCTTGCTTCAAAGAACCTTTCGCGTAATCTAATCATATTCGTCGTTGCAGGTCATCCACAACCGCGTTTGTCCATCGGGTTCGGTTAAGCGTACCATGCTGTTCAAGCAAACGCAACCGATCCACAAGATAGCAATCCCGGCTCGGTCTCCGTACGAGTTTCTAACGGCATGCGAGGATGGCGTGGTAAAAAGTTACGATCTGCGGGATAACGTGGGTAAGAAAATTACCAACGTTAAGCGCCGCTTGTACAGCATCGCTACTCATCCGTTCGATCATGAGTTTTGCGTGTCCGGTAACGATGAATCCGTTCGGGTGTACGACCGTCGCCAGtcatcaaaattattgaagCAGTTCTATGCGGCCCATATAAATAATGTGAGTTTTTGGGAAGACATCGGTACCTTTGCTTTTAGAAATTGGTTCATTAATTTGTATTATAGAAAAAGCAGTACATTACTGTGACCTGTGCCGTGTACAACAATTCCGGTAGCGAGATTCTTGCCAGCTACAGTGAAGAGGATGTCTTCCTTTTTGACAATGTTCACCATGAGACTGGAAAGTACCTTCACAGGTATAGCGGCCATTGGTAAGTGACAACATATGATTAGCTGTTGTGTTGTATCCATTTTAATACTATTTATCCCGCCCAGCAATGTTAAAACCATTAAAGGGGTTAACTTCTTCGGCCCCAATTCCGAATATGTGGTCAGTGGAAGTGATTGCGGAAATATATTCATCTGGGATAAAGAAAGCGAAATAATAGTCAATTGGATGAAGGGCGATGATGCCGGGGTCGTTAATTGTTTGGAACCCCACCCGGAGTTCCCCATATTGGCTACCTCAGGACTGGATTCTGATATAAAAATTTGGGTACCCAAGGGAGGAGATGATGAGGTAAATAAATAGAAAGTAATTTAAGTctactaaaaatttattattccaCTACCCCATTTCTCAGCACGAAGTTCCTCACTATGCACGGGAGTCCCTGGAGAAATGTGTCAAACGAAATCTGCGAATCCGCCGGGTCCGTCGATGTCATTCACTAAGCGAGGGACACATCCTAGACTTTCTGCTGTTCAGTCAAGGTTTTCGTAACGGTCGGCAGCGGCTGGGCCTCGATGATGGATCATCAGATGGCGATAATCCAGCGGCGGGAGCTGCCGGTGGTGCAGCCGCAGCATCAGCCGCAGCAGCAGCTCCTGCACGCAGAACCCGAAGACGCGAAGCTGGAAACGATGACGACGATGATCGGATGATACTGCAATGTAATCCATCCTAACTGGCAGGCGATGTATTTTTCGAAGTGTGATAACTGGCCGTTGAAGGAAACAAGAAAAATGCTCCACTGTCGAGCAAAACTTTGTGATGCTATTTCTGAATCGTTTTGGAATATCGAAGTTgtttaaaagaagaatttttaaaagcgATCTGATAGCGGGTCCTTTAACTTTATAATTCAAAAGGATaggctattttttattttattttttattgtcttaGCAGCGCTTATTATCATTTTCTGTTTGATTACAATACGTTACTTTAACTTTTGGCCTTGTAGGTAATTATCTGTAGGGGATaatatatcaaaaaataaataacaaaaaatttaaaatgacatCTGGTTCAACTGGTTTGTTCGAAAGGTTTCACCGGAAGATTAACTTTTACAGCTTTTAttcaactgcaaaaaaaaaactgtaaccgTGAAAAATATTACATCTTCCTGTTTAAACGGGGTCgattttttaatggatttttttcaatttttttatcggCAGAAGTCTAAATCCGCAGTAACCGTTTTCCATCAGAATGTCAAGAAGAAGTCTCAATCAACTAGGTATAGGAGTCTCAATCTGTGATTTATCATCGCAGTCCCAATCTTCTTTGATTTACTTCTACTAGCAGCATTCTAAATCAGctggaactgttttttttttataaccaggctgctggagtgagacataGATGTATCTTATGACCGCTGGCTACTCTTTCTCATCGTAACGGATGATATATTGACTGAATCGATGGTATGTAGACAGAACCGAGGTTTGCctggaatccttcgacaatggagcaactgaacgaccttgaccatTGTAACGTTCTAATTTAAAACTTGGTTTATTTGACACTGTCCAAACCAATTCGGAATACAtgtaaaataaaagattaaataatttcaaagcaaatgaaaaactaagaaaaagtCGACATAAATTTCCTTCCGTGCACCAAAGTAGCTGAAATTGACTGAAACTGAACCCCCTGCATGTTGTTGCTCAAAAATCCAAGAAAATCGTTCGAGAAAAAGAAGCTTCAAGCAAAACCAAGCTGTCAACAGCGAAAGCATTTCCGCTGAGGAGTGTGTTTGTTCTTTTCCTTGTGCTGACGTCGACCATGCGTGCCATTCGGTTGGAAGTCGTTGAGTCGATAACGCGTGCTTTCGTATTTCGAACGagtgaaatcaaaaaaattaattttatcggTGTTATTGGACAATCGGACGTGTACGGAGTTTTGCGGATATAGTGCGGAGTGATTTTAAAGCGGATTAGAGTGTTTTTCTTGGTTCTTACGCCACTTCGGCGATAGAGACGCAAGTGAAAGTTAGAAGAAAGAAGTGAGGTTagagtgaaaaatgaaaatctatCGTTATTAAAATGGCGGACCCAAACGATGACGACCAAGAAATGGACCAACTCAACTCAAAAGCAGCAACCGGAAGGAGAACAGGTGGAGAAAATGGAGCAACAtcgaagaagaaagaaaaaaccaactaCCAATACGAAGCTGGCGAGCAAGGTCCCTTTAGGGTGATGGTAGAGAACATTGAGAAAACTGGCGAACAGATCAATAAATTAGCTCTTGCGAACGTTTTgcgaaaaatgattttatataaATCACATGTTTTAGATCTTAAAAACATCGGACGATACAAGGTAATGGTATATATGAATAATTATCAGATAGCTAACCGTCTCACGAATGACAAGATGctcattgaaaataattatcGAGCCTACATTCCCCAACATCTTATTGCGGTGTCCGGGGTCATTTCCGGAGTCCCTCTCGATATAACAGAGGAAGATATTATGGACGGCATACAATGTGAGTACCCTATTATGAAAGTGCAACGCCTGACCCGCTGGGTTGACGAAGACAAAGAACCTACACAACGTGTTAGCGTTCTGTTTAGGGGGAATAAATTACCTGTATCGATTAAACTCTTCCATTGCTCGGTCTCCGTGCGTGCTTTTTATCGGAAGACAGTCATTTGCATGAACTGCTTACGCTACAATCATCGGACCGAAAActgcaaaggaaaaaaaaggtgtCAAAAATGTGCGAAAGTTCATCTTAGTTCAGAGGAGTATAAAAACTGTAACCAAGAAGTAAAATGTTTACATTGCCGCGCTGATCATGCTACAACAGATCCAAAATGCGCTGAAAGAACCCGGCAAAACAATATACAGGCTATTTTGGCACGCACCAACTTGACGACGACTGAAGTACTCGAACAATTCCcgattaaaactcaaaattattaCGAAGCACTGGTAGAGTCATCGCAAGATCCGACACCTAAAGAGTCCTTTGCCAGTATGACAGCAGGAAAGTACCAGCAGCGGAGTACAGCTCGAGGAACTATCCGTAGAAAAAGAGAAGCAGAAAATCCAGGTACATCGGTCATCAGTAACTCGGTGTTGGTGTTCGGAGACAAACAGAAACAGGCTAACAAACAAACCAATGGTGTAGCGCTCTTTAATAAATACAGGAGTTCAGATACAGAGAGGTTTAAGGCAAGTATGAGGAACGttcaaccaaataaaacatcCAGTATCACGTCGCCAGGAGAAGGAACATCAACACCATCATCCAACAAGCAGCAGAAACTAGATATCGAAGCACCAAGTCAACGGGAACATTTTTCGAATTTCGTCTCTAACATGATCGACAGAGGTAAGATTAACCCTAGTAGCTTAGAATTCATCAACAGTAAGCAATGTAATTAAAAGCAATATTATTATGAAAATCCTACAATCTAACATTCAAAgtttaagcaaaaataaagaagaaatcCATAGAGTTCTTTCGGGAAATTCTTATGATGTGGCACTAATATCAGAAACATGGAGCAAACAAGGTGAAGAAAACAACAGGGAATATAACATATCTGGGTATCACAGAGTTTTAGTATCAAGAAATGATAATTACGGTGGAGTCGGAATACTTTTGAACCACTCGCTCAACTACGTGAACATTTCTATTACCATCAACTCTGATCTTATTCAATTCGCAGCCGTCAAGATTACTAAGTACGACTTAATAGTTGCAGCTATATACGTAGCTCCACACATAGATAGgaatgaattcgaaacaaatATACAGTCAATCTTCCTACAACTAGATCGTTATTCGAGAGTAATAGTAGGCGGAGATGTAAACTGTCATCACCCAGCTTGGGGGGATGATAGGTCCGACGTGAAAGGTTCAATCCTACTGAGTGCCATAAACAATTCAAACTTAGTACTAACAAATACAGGCGGAAAAACCTTTGTACCCTTAGAAGCAGGTAGAAGATCGACAGCCATCGACATATCGTTATGTTCGGCTAACCTTTTCAACGATGTTGATTGGAAATTACTTCCTCAGACAATAGGATGCAGCCAACATTTATTAATAGAAATGGAGGTAGCTAGTGATAAGACTAATGACGTTCGCGTTTTCACGAACTATCAACAGATATTCGAAGATATCTCAGCCTGGCATAGTTGGGAGGTCGCAGGAATAGAAGATCTTAAAACCAAAATCCAAGAGAGTGTTAAACATAATAGGAAAAAAAGTAAACGCGTCCCCAAAATTTGGTGGGACCAACAGGTCGAAGAAGCAtggcaaaataaatcagaagCGTTGAGAAAGTTCAATCTGCAAAGCACGATAGAAAATGCTATCGAAGTTAAAAGGAATAGAGCAATTTTCATTAGAGCGAAAAAAGAAGCGATTAGAAAAAACATAGAAGATTTCGCATCAAGCATTGATCCTCACTTAAGTTCCAAAGCACTTTGGGACAAAGTGAATAGGATATCAGGTAGcaacaaaaaacgaaaggtcacCAACCCTGTACAGGAAGATTTTGGTATGGCAGAAGGTTTTATGTATTTACACTTCGGTAGCAACGATGTTGACATCGACGCTCCACTGTCACACGGTCCAACTTGTCAATATAATCTTATAAACACTGAAAACTGGAATAGAATtcttcaacgaaaaaaaagcagATCGGCTCCGTCTAACGATGGAATTACGTACGGTATGTTAAAGCACTTGAGTAATTCGGTCAGAGATGTGATTATAGAGGAACTCAACAAGATGTTCATAGCAGGATCTCTAACCCacaagttgaaagaaatcaaagtCATTGCAATACCGAAACAAGGTAAAGACCAATCTGGGATCGAAGGGAAACGTCCAATATCACTGGTTCCTACACTGACCAAAGTGGTGAACAGTGCAGTATTAGAGAAACTCCACACTCACATAAACACTAACAACACACTCCCAGAAAAAATCCTTTGGCTTTAGGAAGAATGTGTCAACTACAACATGTGCCAATTACCTGATCAATAttgtaaaagaaaacaaaagaaagaatttcataacaGCTATAACCTTCATCGACCTAACGAATGCATTTAATGCTATTAAAACAGAACTCCTGGAAATTATAATGGGAAGACAAAGATTTCCACCGGAAGTTGTAGTATGGGTGGGCTCTTTCTTACGAAACAGAAAGCTGTCTATGAAAGTTGGTCAAAGTCAAGTTACGCGAATCATCAGTAATGGGTTACCCCAAGGTGATGTATTGTCACCGACTCTATTTAATATTTACACCTCTGACCTACACTTCATTGAGAAAGAAGAGGACGACGGAGTACTCTTGCAATTTGCCGACGACTTTGCTCTTATAACGAGAGGAACATCGTTCGAAGCAGTCGAACGAAAAACtcaagttttgatttcaaaatttgtatcaaaagcTCAAACacggaattttcaaataaatcctaCAAAGACGAAAACAATGCTAATTCATAGAGGTAATCGAACAATcgatattcaaataaataacactCCCGTCGAAGTGGTCAAGAGTCACAAATACTTGGGTATACACATCGATCGAACCTTGACTTTTGGGATTCACACGAAACAAACCATACAGCAAATTCAGGAACGAATAAGAATGTTGAAGGTAATTTGTGGAATTCGTGGGGGAGCCCACCCTCAAACCATGACGTTGGTCTCGAACGCACTACTACGGAGTAAAATCGATTATGGAGCATCAATAGTTGGCAATACAAGCAAAACTAACAAGGAAAAAATACAAGTCATCCTCAATGACGCTATGCGCAAATCAACGGGTTGCAGTAAAACTACTCCCCGGAACACATTGCTAGCCATAGCTGGCCAAGAGCCTTGGCAGGTAAGAAATGATTACATAACATGCAAAGAAACCGCCAGAGCTGTTTACTATAGAAACCCTATCTTCAAACAACTCGAACTAATTTCGGATTTTCAAGGTGACCATAAAAAACTTAGCTACATGGAGAAGCTGTACTTAGAACATCAGGACACTTTCAGAGATATAAGTCATGTCATCCGAACTCAAGCTATTGATGTAAACATTTCGACAGGAATAGGAATCCATTGTTCTAAAATTAACACTAACACTCGAGTTTTAAAGCAGAAGGTTTTAGGAATACTCAACAGTCGATACAttcaatttcatcgaatttatacagacgcctcaaaaattaacaacaaaTGTGGAATTGGGGTCTACCTAGAAACCATGAAACGGAAAATATC
This sequence is a window from Uranotaenia lowii strain MFRU-FL chromosome 3, ASM2978415v1, whole genome shotgun sequence. Protein-coding genes within it:
- the LOC129754033 gene encoding DDB1- and CUL4-associated factor 8, whose translation is MDRDESNISSSSSSMDGDEIRHLSKKSKLSNELSNLDTNSQDMDCFGGEPSTSSSSSSGRKDRPQLMSMDQDSAVTDENEQQEACKSNESPNEAFNTENSSNNSKVDASSSSGAAVDASQNDVSDRPAEAALLAAPAANDEADELPVRRRNRFRGRNYRLRSDSSASDEQDEDSIAHQADQVAGMLIRRLVDTINQETDARSDANEEASNDDNNDDDDNESSSETSSADSDDSDSSPMVSNDDDDDDDDDDSLYENVAEGTPAESIDVSTLPFMQTANLKNNWNWLRELQMRSQGLSYRTRKSVGGAGYNSNQFQFHSYGSKYVVERLTKLHCLEKHDGCVNSLNFNIAGTLLASGSDDLDINLWNWQTNKLVKTIVSGHKSNVFQTKFIEASGYKNEIEIVSTGRDGQVIHNRVCPSGSVKRTMLFKQTQPIHKIAIPARSPYEFLTACEDGVVKSYDLRDNVGKKITNVKRRLYSIATHPFDHEFCVSGNDESVRVYDRRQSSKLLKQFYAAHINNKKQYITVTCAVYNNSGSEILASYSEEDVFLFDNVHHETGKYLHRYSGHCNVKTIKGVNFFGPNSEYVVSGSDCGNIFIWDKESEIIVNWMKGDDAGVVNCLEPHPEFPILATSGLDSDIKIWVPKGGDDEHEVPHYARESLEKCVKRNLRIRRVRRCHSLSEGHILDFLLFSQGFRNGRQRLGLDDGSSDGDNPAAGAAGGAAAASAAAAAPARRTRRREAGNDDDDDRMILQCNPS